taattgtatgtatactaatgccagaagcccgactggtgaactggaattagtgatgtgtgaggaggactatgacatagtgggaataactgagacatggctggatgataactatgactgggcggttaatgtacagggttacaggtctgtttagaaaggatcgtcaaaaccgtagaggggaggggtctgcctgtatgtaaagtcctgtctaaagcccacagtccgagaagatataagcgagggacatgaacatgtggaatcACTGtgagtagaaatacatggagaaaaaaaaacaataataaaatactaataggagtttattataaaccacctaatataccaaagtccacagaaaatctactactaaacaaaaTAGAtgactttaactacccagatatagactggaaaactgaaacctgtacatctcataaagaaaACATGTTCTTGGCAATAATCAAAGACAATTACCCTTTCCAAACTTGTTctggacccgactagagggacggccatactggacttagtattatccTTCTACAAGACATTCGGCATCTCCTGGCTAGGTAGAATAGTGATTTCCAAGATGATGATCCTACCATATATCCTCTACACCTTCAGAAATGTACCAATATACATCCCACGCTCCTTCATTAGAAACCTCCAAACCATTAACACAAAATGTATATGGAATGGAAAAAGAGTCAGGCTCAAATCTAGTATTTTGTTTTCACACCTATCCAGAGGAGGAGTAAACTACCCCTCTCTTTCCTTGTATAATAAATCAGTGATATTGTCTCAACTGAAATTACTATGGATAAAAGATACCTATAAGAGTTGGGTACAAATTGAACTTGGGTTGCTGAAAAATTGTGACATTTCGCATCTGTTACATGCACTTCTCCACTTTATACCACTACATAAAGCTCCTTTTCTATCTTCTACACTTCATGCTATATATACTAGACAGACCCATAAAGGGTCTTTGAAATATTTATCCCTGACTTTTCCGTATCAAATTGAAATAATAAAAGGTATCATTTACCTGAGAGACATAGGAGGCCTTGATCCTCTCCCATTCCCCATATTAGCCCCAAAATACCACCTTCTAGAGTTAGACTATTTCAtgtatatacaactgaaacacctGGACAAATCCACAAACTCCAAAATCTCTGCCATCTCCATCACTAATGAATTTATGGATGAATAATCCTAATTCTAATTCCCACAGCATCTCTTTCTGCTACAAGACTCTATTGCTAGAGGAAATAGACAAATCGGATTCTATCATAAGTAAATAGCATTGTGATTTAAACCAGGTATTTCAAGATAACTAATGGAAGGCAGCCCTTTCATCCATAACAAAACTCTACAAATGTACCTCACATCTGAAATTATATATTCCCGGATACATCCAATTTGTGTTGGAGATGTAGGAATAAAGAAGGCACCTTCATATATATGTGGTGGGACTGCAGTCCCATAAAGAGTGTTTGGATTCAGGTTTTCCAAATGCTAACCAATCTATGCCAATTCCCACTCCTTCCGGATCCTGCCCTAGCTCGATTATCATTGGGTATAGATAAATTCACCTTTCTACATGCTACCATTATCTCTCATGTGTGTATAACAGTAAGACACAAAATTGCCTCATCATGGAAAACACAAAGTCCTATACATACATATCTCCACTATTATTAATATGGTTAACGAACAGTGTTGGTATGAGAAGACGTCAGCCTTGGCATTAAATTACTTAAATAAACACAGAATTATATGGGAAGTATGGACTTCATCCACATTTTACTCACCAACCTCTTAAGTGCTCCTATACGATCTAAGTATCTTAATGATGTGTACTGATATATATAGCGATGTATTTTCAATGCGTATTCATTACTATAAATATTGTCTTTTCATTATACCAAGCCCTTACTCCTTTGATCTACCACATAGATGATCTGACTCTCGATAACTGCCTTGtgatataacagaatataactacaTACTTGAGGTTAGGATATATCCCTCCAGTTACTTTGTTATTATTGTTTAtattacactattaaaaaaacacttgtaaACTGCTGCCATGTCGGGTACCATTTTTCGACCTAAGGCATGTAACTGAAAATATGGCCCACcaataaaaatgatgtttaaaaaaataataaaaaaattgccatcTGGTCCCAGCAATTTGTcttacacccccgtatcctaagagagtTGAGTAATGTCAtatccagacccttatttctgatatttaaggactctatactgacagggggtgttccacaggattggtaccaagcaaatgtggtgctaatattcaaaaagggtccaaaaacagaacccagaaactataggccggcaaGTTttacatctgtcgtgggtaaactgtttgaaggttttctaagagatgctatcttggagtacctcaatgaaaataagcaaataacgccatatcagcatggcttcatgagggatcagtcatgtcaaactaatttaatcagtttctatgaggaggtaagttctagacttgacagcagcaaatcaatggatgccgtatatctggacttctccaaagcatttaacattgtactgcataaaaggttggtatataaaatgagaatgctgggactgggagaaaatgtgtgtatgtggataagtaactggctcagtgatagaaaacaaagggtggttattaacggtacacactcatggggtcactgtcactagtggggtaccacagatgtcagtattaggccctattatcttcaatatatttattaatgatcttgtagaaggcttgcacagtaaaatatcaatttttgcagatgacactaaactgtgtaaagttattgacacagaagaggacagtatactgctacagagggatctggatagattggagtcttgggcagagaagtggcagatgaggtttaacactgacaaatgtaaggttatgcacatgggaaggaataatgcaagtcacccgtacttattaaatggtaaaacactcggtaacactgacatggaaaaggacctaggaattttagtgaacagcaaactaatctgcaaaaaccagtgtcaggcagctgctgccaaggccaataagataatgggttgcatcagaaggggcatagatgcccgtgatgagaacatagtcctaccactttacaaatcgctagtcagaccacacatggagtactgtgtacagttctgggctcctgtaaacaaggcagacatagcagagctgaagagggttcagaggagggcaactaaagtaataactggaatggggcgactacagtaccctgaaagattatcaaaattagggttatacactttagaaaaaaagacgactgagaggagatctaattactatgtataaatatgtcaggggtcagtacagagatctatcccatcatctttttatccccaggattgtgactgggggacatcatctgcgtctggaggaaagaaggtttgtacacaaacatagaagaggattctttacggtaagagcagtgagactatggaactctctgcctgaggaggtggtgatggtgagtacaataaaggaattcaagaggggcctggacgtatttctggagcttaataatattacagattatagctactagagagaggtctttggttcagggagttattctgattgcctgattagggggaaaaaaatttgtTCCCAACtccaaagtggggaaaattggcttctacctcagtttttttttttttttttgccttcctcttgatcaacctgcaggataacaggccgaactggatggacagatgtcttttttccaccttataaactatgttacatcCTATCGGTCATTCTACTTGACTGCAAATAACTGGCCATTTACAAGTGTGAATGACACCCCTTTTTCCACATGTCTGGACACCAGCTCTTGTGGGAATCCAGCTCAATTTTTTGGACTTTCACATATAAGCCCCTGTATTTGCAGTTTAACAGGAATGGAGGGTCCCTATACCGATCACAGGCAGGGTGGgaaacagttttttattttttttctctcactaaACAATTGTGTTTCGaggagatatataaaaaaatctaataactTAGTTTCACTTGTAACTGGATCTGTCCTTTGATTACCAATATTCATTCAATACAGGAGACTATGTTTGTTTGGGGAGCTCTCACAGCGGTCCCAATCATCGCGCCAAGCACTCAGCTACCTTTGGCACGGTTTTAtctccctgtaaaaaaaaaaaaaaaaaaaagtgtatctgAAGAAATAAAGCTAgttggtgaacaccataaaaacacataAGGGAGGTCACGAACGGGCTAAGCATGAAGATGGCTTCtcttatatgtgtttttttttatgtttaaaaagaGATGATTTATGGTTGAAacttttctcacattctgaacatgaaaattgcttctcccctgtgtgatttctctgatgtataataaGAACTGATTTTTtgtgaaaacatttcccacattctgaacatgaaaatggcttctcccctgtgtgaattctctgatgtgcatCAAGATTtgatttacggttaaaacatttcccacattctgaacatgaaaatggcttctcccctgtgtgaatattCTGATGTTTAACAAAAACTGATTTATtgtgaaaacatttcccacattctgaacatgaaaatggcttctctcctgtgtgatttctctgatgtataacaagttcTGATTTCatattaaaacatttctcacattctgaacatgaaaatggcttctctcctgtgtgaattctcagatGCAAAACAAGAGACGATTtctgattaaaacatttcccacattctgaacatgaaaatggcttctcccctgtgtgaattctctgatgtctaacaacaTCTGATTTATtgtgaaaacatttcccacattctgaacatgaaaatggcttctcccctgtgtgaaattTCTGATGTGTCTCAAGATctgatttacggttaaaacatttcccacattctgaacatgcaaATGGcatctctcctgtgtgatgtctctGATGCATAACAAGACCTAATTTGcggctaaaacatttcccacattctgaacatgaaaatggcttttctcctgtgtgctttctctgatgtctaacaagatgtgctttatgcTTAAAAAatgtcccacattctgaacatgaaaatggcttctcccctgtgtgaattctctgatgtgaatAAAGATTTGATTTAaggtaaaaacatttcccacattcggaacatgaaaatggcttctcccctgtgtgaattttctgatgtttacCAAGAGCTGATTTTTtgtgaaaacatttcccacattctgaacatgaaaatggcttctctcctgtgtgacttctctgatgtataacaagttcTGATTTCatattaaaacatttcccacattctgaacatgaaaatggcttccctCTTATGTGACCGGTTTGATGTTTAGCACCTCTTCTGTGACCTTTATTCTGTGttacagtctgtgatgaatcagaagatcggACCTGATTGGATGAGGGTATATCTTGCATATTGGCATGCTGTTCAAATGTATCTCGTGTGATACCACAATCATCTACTTCAAAATCTGATGATACCACATGTTTCTCTAAgttcctggtacagtcatctgccaagaataaaatacattttattattgatgaataacattaaaattgtatttaaattttataatttttccaataaataaaaaatacacagaaAGTATAAGACATGGCACAAAATTCAAGTATCAATTGAGTAAAACAGTGGTGGCCAAACAGACcacaatctaaggcctcatgcacacgacagtattgctttttcagtgttttgcggtccgttttttacggatccgttgttcagtttttttgtttccgttgtgtttccttttcctttccgtttttccgttccgtttttccgtatgccatatacagtatacagtaattacatagtaaaaattgggctgggcataacattttcaatagatggttcagcaaaaactgaacggctacggaagacatacggatgcatttccgtatgtgttccgtttttttggcggacccattgacttgaatggagccaagcaccgtgatttgtggacaagaacaggacatgttctatcttttcacggcacggaaatactgaaatactgaaacggaatgcacactgagacacttcagtattttttgctgaaccattgaaatgaatggttcagtatatgttccgcatactgaactacaaaaacggccagtatactgaacgcaaaatactgtcgtgtgcataagccctaatagTGGACcgagtggcataactagaaaatgCTGGCTCCCACCTTGAGCTACTTCCCTGCAACCCCCACACAATCAGTTATTtaaaagatatataaataaaatatttcctaGCGCTGGACAAGAGGCGACAAatcccctattagtgccccacacaatagttatctcccctcagtgtccctttcacagtggaattcccccttagtgccctcttcacagtactgATGCTCCCTAAGTGCCCCCCACTCAGTAGAATGTCCCCTTGATgtgtccacacagtagttatgccccctttgtgcacctcctgcagtagtgctgtcccTTAGGACCCCCTTTACATCAGTGAAGCTCCTGTACTgtgaataaagttaaaaaagtaaTACCGAGCACATCATGCTCTTCCCTGCAGCAGGCAAATATCTGGTGTTCAGTGGTGAGACTTTTTGTATGAcctcttaaggctacattcaaatgtgaaaaaaaaaaaaagccataaaaaaagCGAACActtagtttttcatggccatttttcacaTCCTTTTCTTGGTCATCCAGACATTTTGCATTCATTTTTAGGAACCATTATTTGATAATGatttagattatttttatttgctttatttatttaattaccaaccccatagtggccccagttaTTAATAATGTTCCTCAGGGTGGTCCCCATCAGTAATAATaatgttaaccccttaaagaaaCTGGAATTTTCAATtttagtttttcactccccgccttcccatagtcctaactttatttttctattcacatagccttatgagggcttattatttgcgggacaagttgtactttctaatggctccatttatggttgcatacaatgtagtagggAGCAGGGAAAAAAATCCTAATGGCGTAGAATTGGAGGAAAATGCTATTCTGTTAAAggttggtttttttttgtttgttttttttacactgtacactatgcggtaaaattgacctgttatcttcattctccaggtcagtatggttcCAAcgttaccacacttgtataattattttttggcGTTTTAAGgtcttatgcacacaaacgttatATTTTTCCGTTTActttccgttttttgctttccgaatatggaaccattcatttcaatgggtctgcaaaaaaaaaaaaaaaaaacggaatgtactccgtatccattccgttttcctatttctgtttttccgttccgttcaaatatagaacatgtcctattattgtccacataacggacaaggatagtactgttctattaggggccagatgtttcGTTACGCATAAAACGGAAtgcaaacatttatttttattttttataaccatattctgatccctataactttttttgtagctatgtgtgcggtgctgtgtgagggctcattttttgcaggacgatcggTTCtattcagtgataccaattttaagtgtgtgcgactttttaatcactttttctttaaaaattattgggtagttgaagtgacaaaaaatagcaaattgtCCGTTTTTATATTTATCCCCAcgctacgccatttgccgtatgccattaatattgtaatattttaatagtttgggcattttcgcacgcggcgatgcccatgatatttatattttttatttgttcagtacttttattttaaagaaaggggggcgatttgaacctttttttttttttatatttgtaaaaacttatttttacttttttttaagtcaccttgggtgacaataactggcaatcatttgaTTGCCCATAGTGTTCAGTGATGGccaaatagccatcattgaaaacttaatttgcactatatca
The sequence above is a segment of the Bufo gargarizans isolate SCDJY-AF-19 chromosome 6, ASM1485885v1, whole genome shotgun sequence genome. Coding sequences within it:
- the LOC122940430 gene encoding oocyte zinc finger protein XlCOF6.1-like; protein product: MQDIPSSNQVRSSDSSQTVTQNKGHRRGAKHQTGHIRGKPFSCSECGKCFNMKSELVIHQRSHTGEKPFSCSECGKCFHKKSALGKHQKIHTGEKPFSCSECGKCFYLKSNLYSHQRIHTGEKPFSCSECGTFFKHKAHLVRHQRKHTGEKPFSCSECGKCFSRKLGLVMHQRHHTGEMPFACSECGKCFNRKSDLETHQKFHTGEKPFSCSECGKCFHNKSDVVRHQRIHTGEKPFSCSECGKCFNQKSSLVLHLRIHTGEKPFSCSECEKCFNMKSELVIHQRNHTGEKPFSCSECGKCFHNKSVFVKHQNIHTGEKPFSCSECGKCFNRKSNLDAHQRIHTGEKPFSCSECGKCFHKKSVLIIHQRNHTGEKQFSCSECEKSFNHKSSLFKHKKKHI